The Solanum pennellii chromosome 11, SPENNV200 genome contains a region encoding:
- the LOC107003488 gene encoding pentatricopeptide repeat-containing protein At3g53360, mitochondrial-like — protein sequence MSFIQLLRGCTSSKSLFNGKSLHAQLLKLGSLKADIFTNNHLLTMYLKLNQFDDAQQLFDRMPERNIISWTTLISTYSQLGMYEKALGCFRSMNLEDGFGPNGYTYVAALSACSSLGAERTGKELHGRMLRTEESLNSFVSNCLVNFYGKCGLLKSARIVFYGILEPNSVTWASLISCYFHCGEYGEGLNMFVLSLRGGVIVNEFFCGSVLGACAVVKSLQLGMQIHGLIVKLSLGMDQFVVTGLINFYAKCGRLELARQAFDEADGPELHAWTAIIGGCVQLGSGREAIELFCKLLSSGLKPSERTFSSVIGAFADVKEVRVGKQIHCRTVKMGFNSFSFVCNALLDFYSKSDLFEESLKLFQEMKEHDVVSWNTLIAGCVSSSRYEEALRFLREMLLEGFEPSLYTYSSILSICGDLPAIEWGKQTHCRVLKSRLDSNVVVDSALIDMYAKCGRLGYARRVFDILPVKNLVSWNTMVVGYAHHGFGKEALEIYGMMQSSGVKPNDITFLGVLSACGHVGLLDEGLHHFTSMTKVHGIIPRTDHLACVVSLFARKGKTKEAYRFIKSFSVEPDKVVWRCLLSGCKANRDFVLGKYAAEKILDIDPDDTSAYIVLSNIYAELQMWDETAKIRKLINAKALKKETGHSWIELQNKMYTFSACNIMSLQESYLQQVLTGLTAQLFDSGYVPDLMFSLSFEEQVI from the coding sequence ATGTCCTTCATTCAACTCCTTCGTGGATGTACAAGCTCAAAATCCCTCTTTAATGGCAAATCACTCCATGCTCAGCTGCTCAAACTTGGGTCCCTAAAAGCTGACATTTTTACAAACAATCACTTGCTTACAATGTACTTAAAACTCAATCAATTTGATGATGCACAACAACTGTTCGACAGAATGCCTGAACGAAATATTATTTCTTGGACAACATTGATTTCCACTTATAGTCAATTGGGTATGTATGAAAAGGCTTTGGGGTGCTTTAGATCAATGAATCTTGAAGATGGGTTTGGGCCAAATGGTTATACGTATGTAGCTGCTTTATCAGCTTGTAGTAGTTTAGGAGCTGAAAGAACAGGGAAGGAGTTACATGGAAGGATGTTGAGAACAGAGGAGAGTTTAAATAGTTTTGTGAGTAATTGTTTGGTTAATTTTTATGGGAAATGTGGGTTGTTGAAATCAGCTAGGATTGTTTTTTATGGAATTTTGGAACCTAATTCTGTTACTTGGGCTTCTTTGATTTCTTGTTATTTTCATTGTGGTGAGTATGGAGAAGGGTTGAACATGTTCGTGTTGTCGTTGAGGGGAGGGGTGATTGTGAATGAGTTTTTCTGTGGGAGTGTTTTGGGTGCTTGTGCTGTGGTAAAAAGTTTGCAACTTGGGATGCAAATTCATGGTTTGATTGTTAAATTGAGTTTGGGGATGGATCAGTTTGTGGTCACtggtttgattaatttttacgCTAAATGTGGTCGATTAGAATTGGCACGTCAAGCTTTTGATGAGGCAGATGGACCGGAGTTGCATGCTTGGACTGCGATTATTGGAGGTTGTGTGCAGTTAGGGAGTGGAAGAGAGGCTATTGAACTTTTCTGTAAGTTGCTTTCCTCGGGGTTGAAACCAAGCGAGAGAACATTTTCATCTGTTATTGGAGCTTTTGCTGATGTAAAAGAAGTTAGAGTTGGAAAACAGATTCATTGCCGGACTGTAAAAATGGGATTCAACTCGTTTAGTTTTGTATGCAATGCTTTGTTGGACTTTTACTCCAAAAGTGACTTGTTTGAGGAATCATTAAAGCTCTTTCAAGAAATGAAAGAACATGATGTTGTTAGCTGGAATACGTTAATAGCTGGATGTGTGAGCTCAAGTCGGTATGAAGAAGCTTTGAGATTTCTCAGGGAAATGTTGCTTGAAGGTTTTGAACCGAGTCTATACACATATTCTAGCATTTTGAGCATTTGTGGAGATTTACCAGCTATTGAATGGGGCAAGCAAACCCATTGCCGTGTACTGAAGTCTAGATTGGATTCCAATGTGGTTGTTGACAGCGCCCTCATTGATATGTATGCTAAATGTGGACGACTTGGTTATGCACGTAGAGTTTTTGACATCCTTcccgtgaaaaacttggtatcttGGAACACCATGGTTGTAGGATACGCCCACCATGGGTTTGGGAAAGAAGCTTTGGAAATTTATGGTATGATGCAGAGCAGTGGGGTTAAACCTAACGACATTACATTTCTTGGAGTATTATCTGCCTGTGGACACGTTGGACTTTTAGACGAAGGACTTCACCATTTCACTAGCATGACTAAGGTGCATGGAATCATTCCAAGGACTGATCACTTGGCTTGTGTAGTCAGTCTTTTCGCACgcaaaggaaaaacaaaagaagcTTATCGTTTCATAAAGAGCTTTTCAGTGGAACCGGATAAGGTAGTATGGCGTTGTCTCTTGTCTGGTTGCAAAGCTAACAGAGACTTTGTCTTGGGGAAATATGCTGCTGAAAAGATTCTAGATATCGATCCTGATGATACTTCAGCCTACATTGTATTATCTAACATTTACGCGGAGTTACAGATGTGGGATGAAACAGCTAAGATTAGGAAACTGATAAACGCGAAGGCATTAAAGAAGGAAACTGGACATAGTTGGATTGAATTACAGAACAAAATGTATACATTCTCGGCATGTAATATCATGTCCCTTCAAGAAAGTTATCTGCAGCAAGTTTTGACTGGATTGACAGCCCAATTGTTTGATTCAGGTTATGTCCCTGATCTCATGTTTTCGCTGAGTTTTGAGGAGCAAGTTATCTGA